A window of the Lactuca sativa cultivar Salinas chromosome 7, Lsat_Salinas_v11, whole genome shotgun sequence genome harbors these coding sequences:
- the LOC111921542 gene encoding cellular nucleic acid-binding protein homolog — translation MAVQAATTPVAASTAQAHINGYAGNLPWCNRCSYHHHIPSPCCERNCIRCGKKGHLTRSCRTPTQLINQASESSTDQACYGCGEIGHFKRNCPKAATTNNTNNAEMVLAMKQEEIAVDPIIVAGTFLLDNSYARILFESSAKEILLVIHSNIFVNLVLV, via the coding sequence ATGGCAGTTCAAGCTGCCACTACCCCTGTTGCTGCATCTACAGCTCAAGCACATATCAATGGGTATGCTGGCAACCTCCCTTGGTGCAACAGATGCAGTTATCACCATCATATTCCAAGTCCATGCTGTGAAAGGAACTGTATCAgatgtggcaagaagggccaccttacTCGAAGCTGCAGAACACCAACCCAGTTAATCAATCAAGCTTCTGAATCGAGTACTGATCAGGCCTGTTATGGTTGTGGAGAaatcgggcatttcaagcgaaactgtcCAAAAGCAGCAAccaccaacaacaccaacaacgCTGAGATGGTCTTAGCTATGAAGCAGGAGGAGATAGCCGTTGATCCTATCATCGTCGCGGGTACATTTCTTCTTGACAATTCTTATGCTCGCATCCTTTTCGAATCTAGTGCTAAGGAAATTTTACTTgtcattcattcaaatatcttcGTAAACCTAGTCCTCGTCTAA